The following proteins are encoded in a genomic region of Planococcus lenghuensis:
- the cydS gene encoding cytochrome bd oxidase small subunit CydS: MTEFMIFVAPFLVLFGSMIAGFWLAMKDGPVTKEKK, translated from the coding sequence ATGACTGAATTTATGATTTTTGTCGCCCCGTTTCTCGTACTCTTCGGCTCGATGATTGCCGGTTTCTGGCTGGCCATGAAAGATGGACCGGTAACAAAAGAGAAAAAATGA